In Prosthecochloris sp. GSB1, the following proteins share a genomic window:
- the treS gene encoding maltose alpha-D-glucosyltransferase, whose product MPRASHKYCPEPLWYKDAIIYEAHVKTFFDSNNDGIGDFEGLRRKLPYLESLGITAIWLLPFYPSPLRDDGYDIADYMEVNPDYGTVEDFKAFLDEAHDRGLKVITELVINHTSDQHAWFQRARRAKPGSAERDFYVWADDPKKYAETRIIFQDFEASNWTWDPVAGQYFWHRFYHHQPDLNFENPEVEKALYKVLDYWLDMGVDGLRLDAVPYLYEEEGTNCENLPRTHEFLRRLRRHVDKKYPNRMLLAEANQWPEDAAEYFGEGDECHMNFHFPLMPRMYMALEMEDRFPIIDILDQTPEIPESSQWASFLRNHDELTLEMVTDEERDYMRRVYAHDPKARINLGIRRRLAPLMSNDRRKIELMNIMLLSLPGTPVLYYGDEIGMGDNFYLGDRDGVRTPMQWNGDRNAGFSRANPQQLQLPVIIDPEYHYEATNVEVQDASINSLLWWTRHMLSTSRRYKALSRGDIRFIDSHNPQILVFTRTYEGETMLCVINLSRNAQAVGIDLSEYEGFTPEEVFSFTHFPGISSRPYTVTLGPYGYFWFRLFRSEEEAGMRRYVEKPFAKAASLESLFSGRPLERFETRVLPEYIRGCRWFGGKARKILRTKVLERIPLKGLEETEYLVVEVSYASGQNETYQLPVAFIPLEQFGEDEGPLLKRVICMARIGEREGYLCDAAYEKAFRRFLLDMVVRKRIVKGTTGKLVAERGERLGEYLPEEEDGVVSSLFGAEQSNTSIMYGDSLCLKLYRKISSGASPEIEICRTLTEKTLYANAPAYLGAISFSRSRKDQFALGILQNFIPNEGDAWTVSLHYVHRYYEEVLAMPQATTVVPELPVIGVKTVDMPEVMHSLIGEVYLDMVTRLAERTAGMHLALSDAGLGPDFSPEPFTTLYQRSIYQSMREQVKRGMVLLKGQLKGIDEEYRDLARSIIGCESEILDQLSHIKNRKVSASKIRIHGDYHLGQVLYTGLDFVIIDFEGEPARSLSERRIKRSVFRDLAGMMRSFHYAAFNVLIQDRSIRPEDVERLEPWAELWSFYTGQHFFDVYEAAVRGRGLVPEHATEQHLLLRGYLMDKAVYELNYELNNRPEWIGIALKGLQRLLAQ is encoded by the coding sequence ATGCCGCGAGCATCGCACAAGTACTGCCCGGAGCCGCTCTGGTACAAGGATGCCATCATCTACGAGGCACACGTCAAGACCTTCTTCGACAGCAACAACGACGGAATCGGTGATTTCGAGGGCCTTCGCCGAAAGCTCCCGTATCTCGAAAGTCTCGGGATCACCGCCATCTGGCTGCTGCCCTTCTATCCGTCCCCGCTGAGGGATGACGGTTACGACATCGCCGACTACATGGAGGTCAACCCCGATTACGGGACGGTAGAGGATTTCAAGGCTTTTCTCGACGAGGCGCACGATCGGGGGCTGAAGGTCATCACCGAGCTCGTCATTAACCACACCTCTGACCAGCACGCCTGGTTCCAGCGCGCCCGGAGAGCGAAGCCGGGAAGCGCAGAACGCGATTTCTACGTCTGGGCGGACGATCCGAAGAAGTATGCGGAAACCCGCATCATTTTCCAGGATTTCGAAGCCTCGAACTGGACCTGGGACCCGGTCGCCGGGCAGTATTTCTGGCACCGTTTCTACCACCATCAGCCCGACCTGAACTTCGAGAACCCGGAAGTCGAAAAAGCGCTCTACAAAGTGCTCGACTACTGGCTCGACATGGGCGTCGACGGACTGCGGCTCGATGCCGTGCCCTATCTTTACGAGGAGGAAGGCACCAACTGCGAAAACCTGCCGCGCACCCACGAATTTCTCCGCAGGCTCCGCCGCCACGTGGACAAAAAGTATCCCAACCGCATGCTGCTCGCCGAGGCGAACCAGTGGCCTGAAGACGCGGCGGAATATTTTGGCGAGGGCGACGAGTGCCACATGAACTTCCATTTTCCGCTCATGCCGAGGATGTACATGGCCCTCGAGATGGAAGACCGCTTCCCGATCATCGACATTCTCGACCAGACGCCGGAGATTCCTGAAAGCAGTCAGTGGGCGTCGTTTCTGCGCAACCACGACGAACTCACTCTCGAGATGGTCACCGACGAGGAGCGCGACTACATGCGTCGGGTCTACGCTCACGATCCGAAAGCCCGCATTAACCTCGGCATCCGTCGCCGTCTCGCGCCGCTCATGTCCAACGACCGGCGCAAGATCGAGCTGATGAACATCATGCTGCTCTCACTGCCGGGCACGCCGGTGCTCTACTACGGTGACGAGATAGGCATGGGCGACAATTTCTACCTTGGCGACCGCGACGGCGTGCGCACGCCGATGCAGTGGAACGGCGACCGCAACGCCGGCTTTTCCCGCGCCAATCCGCAGCAACTGCAGCTTCCGGTGATCATCGATCCCGAGTACCATTACGAGGCGACGAACGTCGAGGTACAGGACGCCAGCATTAACTCGCTGCTCTGGTGGACGCGGCACATGCTTTCCACATCCCGGCGTTACAAGGCGCTGAGCCGCGGCGACATACGGTTCATCGACTCGCACAACCCGCAGATTCTGGTGTTCACCAGAACCTACGAGGGCGAGACCATGCTCTGCGTGATCAACCTGTCGCGCAACGCCCAGGCCGTCGGGATCGACCTGTCGGAATACGAAGGCTTCACGCCAGAGGAGGTGTTCAGTTTTACCCATTTTCCGGGGATATCCTCGCGTCCCTACACCGTGACGCTCGGCCCCTACGGGTATTTCTGGTTCCGCCTTTTCAGGAGCGAGGAGGAGGCCGGTATGCGCCGGTATGTCGAAAAGCCGTTCGCGAAAGCCGCTTCCCTGGAGTCGCTTTTTTCAGGGCGGCCGCTGGAGCGCTTTGAAACAAGGGTGCTTCCCGAGTACATTCGGGGATGCCGGTGGTTCGGCGGCAAGGCGCGAAAGATACTGCGCACGAAAGTGTTGGAGCGCATACCTCTCAAGGGTCTCGAGGAGACGGAGTATCTTGTCGTCGAAGTCAGCTACGCCAGCGGCCAGAACGAAACCTATCAGTTGCCTGTCGCGTTTATTCCGCTCGAACAGTTCGGCGAGGACGAGGGGCCGCTGCTCAAACGGGTGATATGCATGGCCAGGATAGGCGAACGCGAGGGTTACCTCTGCGACGCGGCTTATGAGAAAGCGTTCCGCCGCTTCCTGCTCGACATGGTCGTAAGGAAGAGAATCGTCAAGGGGACGACGGGAAAACTCGTGGCTGAAAGAGGCGAACGTCTCGGGGAATACCTTCCTGAAGAGGAGGATGGGGTGGTTTCGTCGCTTTTCGGGGCCGAGCAGAGCAACACGTCGATCATGTACGGCGACAGCCTCTGCCTGAAACTCTATCGCAAGATATCCTCCGGCGCTTCTCCCGAAATCGAAATCTGCCGTACGCTCACGGAGAAAACCCTCTACGCCAACGCCCCAGCCTACTTGGGGGCGATCAGTTTTTCACGAAGCCGCAAGGATCAGTTCGCGCTGGGGATATTGCAGAATTTCATCCCCAACGAAGGCGACGCCTGGACCGTTTCGCTGCATTACGTGCATCGCTACTACGAGGAGGTGCTCGCCATGCCGCAAGCCACGACGGTCGTTCCCGAACTGCCGGTCATCGGCGTGAAAACGGTCGACATGCCGGAGGTGATGCACTCGCTGATCGGCGAGGTCTATCTCGACATGGTCACGAGGCTCGCCGAGAGGACTGCCGGGATGCATCTGGCGCTTTCCGATGCGGGGCTCGGTCCGGATTTTTCTCCCGAACCGTTTACCACCCTCTACCAGCGCTCCATATACCAGTCGATGAGGGAGCAGGTGAAACGGGGCATGGTGCTCCTGAAGGGACAGTTGAAAGGAATCGACGAAGAGTACCGCGATCTGGCGCGTTCCATCATCGGCTGTGAGAGCGAAATTCTCGATCAGCTCTCGCACATCAAGAACCGCAAGGTCAGCGCGTCGAAAATCAGGATTCACGGCGACTACCATTTGGGGCAGGTACTGTATACCGGCCTTGATTTCGTGATCATCGATTTCGAGGGTGAACCGGCCCGTTCGCTCAGCGAGCGCCGTATCAAGCGTTCGGTTTTCCGGGATCTCGCGGGTATGATGCGTTCGTTCCATTACGCGGCGTTCAACGTGTTGATCCAGGATCGTTCGATAAGGCCCGAGGACGTCGAACGGCTCGAACCGTGGGCCGAACTCTGGAGTTTCTATACCGGACAGCATTTCTTCGATGTCTACGAGGCGGCCGTCCGGGGCAGGGGGCTCGTTCCCGAACATGCTACCGAACAGCACCTGCTTCTGCGCGGTTATCTGATGGACAAGGCCGTCTACGAGCTCAATTACGAGCTGAACAACCGTCCCGAATGGATCGGGATTGCGCTCAAGGGACTGCAACGCCTGCTCGCGCAGTAG
- a CDS encoding helix-turn-helix domain-containing protein produces the protein MKSAQNDTIGGRLRIFAIEKYGKISAFAEALDMSASNAQAYMRGARTPGSKVLARLRSLGCDLTWLLTGEGNMHTGDQPFTSNSGTAELSKKNHRVDLLREDAGMYDQPFGITTALGSKMCVDGILEGDLIFFDKNADPEPGDHVLCIQEDIPAIAAYREGLSGVIGVITRLVRNYSGKKRPQTA, from the coding sequence ATGAAAAGTGCACAAAATGACACCATAGGCGGTAGACTGAGAATTTTCGCCATTGAAAAATATGGCAAAATAAGCGCATTTGCGGAAGCTCTCGACATGAGCGCCTCCAATGCACAAGCGTACATGAGGGGTGCACGCACTCCGGGATCGAAAGTACTCGCACGGCTCCGAAGTCTGGGTTGTGACCTTACCTGGCTCCTGACAGGAGAAGGAAACATGCACACGGGCGACCAACCCTTCACAAGCAATTCGGGTACCGCCGAACTGTCGAAAAAAAACCATCGCGTCGACCTTCTCCGCGAAGACGCGGGAATGTACGACCAGCCTTTCGGCATAACCACGGCCCTGGGTTCGAAGATGTGCGTGGACGGCATACTGGAAGGAGACCTGATTTTTTTCGACAAGAACGCCGATCCCGAACCGGGTGATCACGTGCTCTGCATCCAGGAAGATATACCGGCGATAGCCGCCTATCGGGAAGGCCTTTCCGGTGTCATAGGCGTCATTACGCGCCTCGTCAGAAACTACTCGGGGAAAAAACGCCCGCAGACAGCCTGA
- a CDS encoding SDR family oxidoreductase: protein MELKGRVAVVTGSSSGIGFELCGLLLDRGAAVFGLSRRRTGIDHAAFRWLKADVSRREEVDRAFDTVLGNRDWVDLLVNNAGFGAFGEVESLDPGTWERLIATNLTGAFHCTRRVVPGMKAARSGTIVNVSSIAGKRGFRGGSAYCASKFGLNGFSEALMEELREYGIRVSSVNPGSTGTEFFEHAGIEPKNMMNAGEVASFILSMIELPDDMLPDQVVLRPL from the coding sequence ATGGAACTGAAGGGAAGGGTCGCCGTCGTCACGGGTTCTAGTTCAGGCATCGGTTTCGAACTCTGCGGACTGCTTCTCGACCGTGGCGCGGCGGTATTTGGCCTCAGCCGGCGCAGGACCGGGATCGATCATGCCGCGTTCCGCTGGCTGAAGGCGGACGTCTCGCGTCGGGAGGAGGTCGATCGGGCGTTCGATACGGTTCTCGGCAACCGCGATTGGGTCGATCTCCTGGTCAACAACGCGGGATTCGGAGCATTCGGCGAGGTCGAGTCCCTCGATCCCGGGACGTGGGAACGTCTGATCGCCACAAATCTCACCGGGGCGTTCCATTGCACCCGGAGAGTGGTGCCGGGCATGAAAGCCGCTCGCTCAGGCACGATCGTCAATGTCTCCTCGATCGCCGGAAAGCGCGGTTTCAGGGGAGGTAGCGCTTATTGCGCCTCGAAGTTCGGACTGAACGGTTTTTCGGAGGCGCTCATGGAGGAACTTCGCGAGTATGGCATCCGGGTCTCTTCGGTCAATCCCGGCTCGACCGGAACGGAGTTTTTCGAGCACGCCGGCATCGAACCGAAAAACATGATGAATGCCGGCGAGGTGGCTTCCTTCATCCTTTCGATGATAGAACTTCCCGACGACATGCTGCCTGACCAGGTCGTCCTGCGCCCGCTTTGA
- a CDS encoding AbrB/MazE/SpoVT family DNA-binding domain-containing protein — translation MQSAKFSEIRRQLGIKDDDVYFFAVDDNGTIVLRRKTDDIGPAEQPPQAPGGSWAERLDL, via the coding sequence ATGCAGTCCGCAAAATTCTCGGAGATCCGCAGACAACTGGGCATCAAGGACGACGATGTGTATTTCTTCGCCGTCGACGACAACGGGACCATCGTCCTGCGCAGGAAAACCGACGACATCGGGCCGGCAGAACAACCTCCGCAGGCACCCGGAGGGTCCTGGGCGGAACGCCTTGACCTGTAG
- a CDS encoding calcium-translocating P-type ATPase, SERCA-type → MQATEHSAQDVLTALRTAAGGLTSEEAAERLEKYGENRLREEKKASLWKLLAEQFNSVLVWLLLFAVAVSVFLGDMLESTVIGFILLVNAAIGFLQEYRAEKALDALKKISGLQAKVLRDGSIAKVDTRVLVPGDIVMLETGDRVPADARLVEAMNLETQEAMLTGESAPVLKSLQALPAGTPLAERSNMVFSGTLVTKGHASAVVTGTGMETELGKIASLLSGEEERKSPLQKKLNHFSRRLAFVVVAAAAVIFFLTWTSGEDLLETFKTAISLAVAAIPEGLPAVVALTLARGVQRMVSNNAIVRHLPAIETLGSSSVICSDKTGTMTMNRMSVRKVYANGRVILLDEERSAAASDAEELGLLFRIGALCNDAVADAGGGIFGDPTEAALLQSAKRGGQDPEMLRNQYPRRDDIGFDSERKMMSTLHEGPEEGMVMFTKGAPDVLLGHCSRIMAGGEAVPLSDDMRRDILDANDAFASDALRVLGFAWKPVGEKAEFAERDLVFAGLQAMNDPPRPEVVEAVARCRDAGIKVVMITGDQKATAEAIGRELGITGRAMTGSELESENELSSLVEEVSIFARVSPEQKIRIVEALQENEHVVAMTGDGVNDAPALKQADIGVAMGKGGTDVAREASTMVLTDDNFASIVRAVEEGRAIFENLRKFVYFLLSSNISEVLIIVLAVLAGLKLPLVAIQILWVNLITDGLPALALGFEPKGRDVMQRPPIAKSAFIVNTPMILRLAVASLVITGGALGLYLHSLFSAGWGWGQPLDGDGAAYMHATTMAFTALVVYEMINAFLARSESENIFTLGVLANPWLAGAVAVSLFLHLLVIYSPLNQAFHSVPLSPVDWALVFGASTALIAADAVFKAVVGPDRHNRGGLV, encoded by the coding sequence ATGCAAGCAACCGAGCACAGCGCACAGGATGTTCTCACTGCCCTGCGAACCGCCGCCGGCGGCCTGACTTCGGAAGAGGCGGCCGAGAGGCTCGAAAAGTATGGAGAAAACCGGCTCCGGGAGGAGAAGAAAGCGTCGCTGTGGAAGCTGCTCGCAGAGCAGTTCAACAGTGTTCTTGTCTGGCTGCTTTTGTTCGCCGTCGCCGTTTCGGTGTTTCTCGGCGATATGCTGGAAAGCACGGTGATCGGTTTTATCCTGCTGGTCAACGCGGCGATCGGTTTTCTCCAGGAGTATCGTGCTGAAAAAGCGCTCGACGCGCTGAAAAAAATATCGGGACTCCAGGCAAAGGTGCTTCGGGACGGAAGCATCGCGAAAGTAGACACCCGCGTTCTCGTGCCGGGCGATATCGTCATGCTCGAAACCGGCGATAGGGTGCCAGCCGACGCCCGCCTCGTCGAGGCCATGAACCTCGAAACGCAGGAGGCCATGCTGACCGGCGAGTCCGCGCCGGTGCTGAAATCTCTTCAGGCTCTGCCAGCGGGGACGCCGCTGGCTGAAAGGAGCAATATGGTGTTTTCCGGCACGCTCGTCACGAAAGGGCACGCTTCAGCCGTCGTGACCGGAACGGGCATGGAAACCGAACTCGGCAAGATCGCTTCGCTCCTGTCAGGGGAGGAGGAGCGCAAAAGCCCGTTGCAGAAAAAACTGAACCATTTCTCACGGCGGCTGGCGTTTGTCGTCGTCGCGGCGGCAGCGGTTATTTTTTTTCTCACCTGGACCTCCGGAGAGGATCTGCTGGAGACGTTCAAGACGGCAATCAGCCTCGCAGTCGCGGCCATTCCGGAAGGTTTGCCCGCGGTCGTGGCGCTGACGCTCGCCAGGGGCGTGCAGCGGATGGTAAGCAACAACGCCATCGTGCGCCACCTTCCGGCAATCGAAACGCTCGGTTCTTCATCGGTTATCTGTTCGGACAAGACAGGCACGATGACCATGAACCGCATGAGCGTCAGAAAAGTCTACGCCAACGGCCGGGTGATCCTGCTCGATGAAGAGCGGAGTGCGGCAGCGTCCGACGCGGAAGAGCTCGGGCTGCTCTTCAGGATAGGGGCGCTCTGCAACGACGCCGTTGCGGATGCCGGGGGCGGGATCTTCGGGGACCCGACCGAGGCCGCTCTGCTCCAGTCGGCTAAACGGGGAGGGCAGGACCCTGAAATGCTCCGGAACCAGTATCCGCGACGGGACGACATCGGCTTCGATTCGGAGCGCAAGATGATGTCCACGCTGCACGAGGGGCCGGAAGAAGGGATGGTCATGTTCACCAAGGGAGCTCCCGATGTGCTGCTCGGGCACTGCTCGCGCATCATGGCGGGCGGAGAGGCCGTGCCGCTTTCCGACGACATGCGCCGCGACATTCTGGATGCGAACGACGCGTTCGCTTCGGATGCGCTTCGTGTGCTGGGCTTTGCCTGGAAACCCGTCGGCGAGAAAGCCGAGTTCGCCGAGCGCGACCTCGTTTTCGCCGGCCTGCAGGCCATGAACGATCCGCCCCGGCCGGAAGTGGTCGAGGCCGTCGCACGGTGCAGGGATGCGGGGATCAAGGTGGTCATGATCACCGGCGACCAGAAAGCCACCGCCGAGGCCATCGGACGCGAACTCGGCATCACCGGACGGGCGATGACCGGCAGTGAGCTGGAAAGCGAGAACGAGCTGTCGTCGTTGGTCGAAGAGGTTTCGATCTTCGCTCGCGTCAGTCCCGAGCAGAAGATCCGCATCGTGGAGGCGTTGCAGGAGAATGAACACGTGGTCGCCATGACGGGCGACGGGGTTAACGATGCTCCGGCCCTCAAGCAGGCCGACATCGGTGTGGCGATGGGAAAGGGGGGGACCGACGTCGCGCGCGAAGCCTCCACCATGGTGCTGACCGACGACAATTTCGCCTCGATCGTCCGGGCGGTGGAGGAAGGCCGGGCGATTTTCGAGAATCTCCGCAAATTCGTCTACTTTCTGCTTTCCAGCAACATCAGCGAAGTGCTTATCATCGTGCTCGCCGTTCTGGCGGGTCTGAAGTTGCCGCTCGTCGCCATCCAGATCCTCTGGGTGAACCTCATCACGGACGGCCTGCCGGCGCTCGCGCTTGGTTTCGAGCCGAAAGGGCGGGACGTGATGCAGCGTCCCCCCATAGCTAAATCGGCGTTCATCGTCAACACTCCGATGATCCTGCGGCTCGCCGTGGCGAGCTTGGTGATCACCGGCGGAGCGCTGGGCCTCTACCTTCACTCGCTGTTTTCTGCCGGGTGGGGATGGGGCCAGCCGCTCGACGGCGACGGGGCGGCCTATATGCACGCCACCACGATGGCGTTCACCGCTCTTGTGGTGTACGAGATGATCAATGCGTTCCTGGCCAGGTCGGAAAGCGAGAATATCTTCACATTGGGAGTGCTGGCCAATCCATGGCTGGCAGGCGCTGTCGCCGTATCGCTTTTCCTGCATCTGCTCGTGATCTACTCCCCCCTGAACCAGGCGTTTCATTCGGTACCCCTTTCGCCTGTCGACTGGGCGCTGGTATTCGGGGCGAGCACGGCGCTGATCGCTGCCGACGCCGTTTTCAAGGCGGTCGTCGGGCCGGATCGACATAATCGAGGCGGGCTGGTCTGA
- the mazG gene encoding nucleoside triphosphate pyrophosphohydrolase, with protein MNRKKETIESLKQDVLLNKGATVQEKFDRVVKLVRILRSECPWDRKQTAESLAHLLLEEAYELVHAIDENDESELKKELGDLLLHVVFQVVIAGETGRFDFPDVFDALCDKLIGRHPHVFGDTIAESEQEVLKNWESLKLREKGRRSLLDGVPKAMSELLRAYRVQKKVAGVGFDWESDEGVLRKLQEEIVELREAATREEKEAEFGDILFTIVNYSRFVGANPEDSLRKSTNRFMKRFMKVEDMVRDSGKSWREHSAEELDVLWEKAKKAP; from the coding sequence ATGAACAGGAAGAAAGAAACCATCGAATCGCTGAAGCAGGATGTCCTGCTGAACAAGGGGGCAACCGTACAGGAAAAGTTCGACCGGGTGGTCAAACTCGTCAGGATACTCCGTTCGGAATGCCCCTGGGACCGCAAACAGACAGCCGAATCACTCGCGCACCTCCTGCTTGAAGAAGCCTACGAGCTTGTCCACGCCATCGACGAGAACGACGAAAGCGAATTGAAAAAGGAACTCGGCGACCTCCTGCTGCATGTCGTCTTCCAGGTCGTCATTGCCGGGGAAACCGGCCGGTTCGATTTCCCCGACGTGTTCGACGCCCTCTGCGACAAGCTCATCGGACGTCATCCGCACGTTTTCGGAGACACGATCGCCGAGAGCGAGCAGGAAGTGCTGAAGAACTGGGAATCGCTCAAACTCAGGGAAAAAGGTCGCCGAAGCCTGCTCGACGGAGTACCGAAAGCCATGTCTGAACTCCTTCGCGCCTACCGCGTCCAGAAAAAGGTTGCAGGCGTCGGGTTCGACTGGGAGAGCGACGAAGGCGTGCTCCGGAAACTCCAGGAGGAGATCGTAGAACTGCGTGAGGCCGCGACCAGGGAGGAAAAGGAAGCCGAATTCGGCGACATCCTTTTCACCATCGTCAATTACAGCCGCTTCGTCGGCGCCAACCCCGAGGACTCGCTGCGCAAGTCCACGAACCGGTTCATGAAACGCTTCATGAAGGTGGAGGACATGGTGCGGGATTCCGGAAAAAGCTGGCGAGAACACAGTGCGGAAGAACTCGACGTGTTGTGGGAAAAAGCAAAAAAAGCACCGTAG
- the mnmE gene encoding tRNA uridine-5-carboxymethylaminomethyl(34) synthesis GTPase MnmE, with the protein MEKERSAPVQGEPIAAVATPVGVGALAIVRMSGEGVFAIADRIFVGARDSGTPLSAAAGYTARFGRLYDGGTMLDEAVALVFRSPHSFTAEDMVEITCHGGPVVTKHVLQVLLDNGCRLAEPGEFTRRAFLNGRIDLLQAEAIGEMIHARSEAAYRTAVGQLKGGLSEKLDALRERLLGSCALLELELDFSEEDLEFQSRGELSEQVDGLRSEVERLVDSYQHGRLLCEGVATAIIGRPNAGKSTLLNALLGEERAIVSHMPGTTRDYIEECFVHDKTMFRLTDTAGLREAVEEIEHEGIRRSYEKIAQADLILFLLDIGEENYEEEITTIQKIVDEYPSTKLLVVANKADSTEDAGERMENIGEETGLSVLGISALHEEGLEELKREMNVMTEGLDKLHDASVLVTSMRHYEALRNAQDVLRNAGELIGEQAETELVAFELRSALDYVGEITGKVVNEEVLNLIFDRFCIGK; encoded by the coding sequence ATGGAAAAAGAACGTTCTGCGCCCGTTCAGGGCGAACCCATAGCGGCCGTCGCCACTCCCGTGGGAGTGGGCGCTCTGGCGATCGTGCGCATGAGCGGCGAGGGAGTGTTCGCGATCGCAGACAGGATTTTCGTCGGGGCCCGCGATTCCGGGACGCCGCTTTCAGCGGCCGCCGGTTATACCGCCCGTTTCGGCAGGCTCTACGACGGTGGGACGATGCTCGACGAGGCGGTTGCGCTGGTCTTCCGCTCGCCGCATTCGTTCACCGCCGAGGATATGGTGGAAATTACCTGTCACGGCGGCCCTGTCGTCACGAAGCACGTGCTGCAGGTGCTGCTCGACAACGGCTGCCGCCTCGCCGAGCCGGGCGAATTCACCCGCCGGGCGTTCCTCAACGGCCGAATCGACCTCTTGCAGGCCGAGGCCATCGGTGAGATGATCCACGCCCGTTCCGAGGCTGCCTACCGCACGGCGGTGGGCCAGCTTAAGGGAGGGCTTTCGGAAAAACTCGACGCTCTCAGGGAGCGCCTGCTTGGTTCGTGCGCGTTGCTCGAACTGGAACTGGATTTCAGCGAGGAGGACCTGGAGTTCCAGAGCCGCGGGGAGCTGAGCGAGCAGGTGGACGGTCTCCGGAGCGAGGTGGAGCGGCTCGTGGATTCCTACCAGCACGGCAGACTGCTCTGCGAAGGGGTGGCGACGGCCATCATCGGGCGTCCGAACGCCGGAAAATCGACCCTGCTCAACGCCCTGCTCGGCGAGGAGCGGGCGATCGTGAGCCACATGCCGGGCACGACGCGAGATTACATCGAGGAGTGTTTCGTCCACGACAAGACCATGTTCCGCCTGACCGATACCGCCGGGCTCCGCGAAGCGGTCGAGGAGATCGAGCACGAAGGCATCCGTCGCAGCTATGAAAAGATCGCCCAGGCCGATCTGATCCTGTTTCTCCTCGATATCGGCGAGGAAAACTATGAGGAAGAGATAACCACCATACAGAAGATCGTCGATGAATATCCCTCGACGAAACTCCTCGTGGTGGCCAACAAGGCCGACAGTACGGAGGACGCCGGGGAGCGGATGGAAAACATCGGTGAAGAGACCGGCCTTTCCGTGCTCGGTATCTCCGCCCTCCACGAAGAAGGGCTCGAGGAACTGAAGCGGGAGATGAACGTCATGACCGAGGGGCTCGACAAGCTGCACGACGCGAGCGTGCTCGTCACCAGCATGCGTCACTACGAAGCCCTGCGCAACGCCCAGGACGTCCTGCGCAACGCTGGCGAGCTGATCGGGGAGCAGGCCGAAACCGAGCTCGTCGCCTTCGAGCTCCGCTCCGCCCTCGACTACGTCGGCGAGATTACCGGCAAGGTGGTCAACGAGGAGGTGCTCAACCTCATCTTCGACCGGTTCTGCATCGGGAAATAG
- a CDS encoding alpha/beta hydrolase has translation MHCCKKSEAEPATGRIVSHHIETTVAGRILVSRPERKGPLPLLMGFHGYGRSAEDELALLESLPGGSSWLRCAVEALHPFYTGGGTCGASWMTSRERERMIQDNIRYVDAVLSDLETAYPLGDTLVYHGFSQGAPMACRAALCCSRRPSGVMLLGGDIPPECSGLDRMGRVHIARGDSDRLYPREVFERDVKRLHDEAVPFLQCNFHGDHEAAPEYFVSAGGFLARFAVT, from the coding sequence ATGCATTGCTGCAAAAAATCGGAAGCTGAACCTGCGACTGGCAGGATCGTTTCTCATCATATCGAGACAACTGTCGCGGGAAGAATCCTGGTATCGCGACCGGAAAGAAAAGGGCCGCTTCCACTGTTGATGGGATTCCACGGCTATGGCCGGTCGGCCGAGGACGAACTCGCCCTGCTCGAAAGTCTTCCAGGCGGTTCCTCGTGGCTTCGGTGCGCGGTCGAGGCGCTTCATCCGTTCTACACGGGGGGAGGCACCTGCGGCGCGAGCTGGATGACGAGCCGTGAACGCGAACGGATGATCCAAGACAATATCCGCTATGTCGACGCCGTGTTGTCGGACCTGGAAACGGCCTATCCGCTCGGCGATACCCTGGTGTATCACGGTTTTTCGCAGGGAGCCCCGATGGCCTGTCGAGCGGCGCTCTGCTGTTCGCGGCGGCCGTCAGGAGTGATGCTGCTCGGAGGCGACATCCCTCCTGAGTGCAGCGGGCTGGACCGGATGGGAAGGGTGCACATCGCGCGCGGCGACAGTGACCGGCTCTATCCCCGAGAGGTGTTCGAACGGGACGTGAAACGGCTGCATGACGAAGCGGTGCCTTTCTTGCAATGCAATTTTCACGGCGACCACGAAGCGGCCCCGGAATACTTCGTAAGCGCGGGCGGGTTTCTCGCAAGGTTTGCCGTTACTTGA